The DNA region GTGGGAGCGAGCTTGCTCGCGATAGCGGCCTTCCAGACAACACAGATCAAGAGGTTGCCGATGCACTTCGACCTGACCGACCTGCGCCTCTACCTGAATATCCTCGACAGCGGCAACATCACCGCCGGCGCGGCTCGCAGTCATCTGTCCCTGGCGGCGGCGAGTGCACGCATCCGCGCCATGGAGGCTTCGTTGGGGATCGAATTCCTGGAGCGAGGTCGCCGCGGTGTCAGCCCGACCCCGGCCGGCAAAGCTCTGGCGCAACACGCCCGCGTCCTGCTGCAACAGGCCGAACGCATGCAACAGGACCTGGCCGAATACGCCAAGGGCGTCAAAGGCCAGGTCCGACTGTTATGCAATACCACGGCGATCACCGAGTACCTGCCTGAGTTGCTTGCAGACTTCCTGCGCAGCCACCCCAACCTCGACATCGATCTACAAGAACTGCCCAGTGCACGCATCACCCACGCCTTGCGCCAAGGTGCGGCAGACCTGGGCATCGTCTCTGACGTCGTCGACACCGATGACCTGCAGACCCGCCCGTTTCGCGACGATCCGCTGGTGCTGATAATGCCCGGCGATCACCCCTTGGCACACGCAGGTGTCGTGAGCTTCAACGATACCTTGCACCACGACTATGTCGGTCTGAACGCCAACAGCGCGTTGGCGGTGTACCTGGAAGAACAGGCGCTGCACACCGGATCACGCCTGCAAATCCGCATCCGTGCCGACGGTTTCGAGGGTGTGATGCGCATGGTCGCTCGGGGGGCCGGGCTGGCGATCGTGCCCCTCGCGGCGGTTGAGCGCTGGCGTGGAGAACAATCCTTCAAGAGCCTCGCCCTGCGAGAACCTTGGGCCATGCGCAAACTGTTGCTCTGTGCGCGGGATTTCTCCGCATTGCCCGGTTACGCCAAGGCCTTGCTACACGCCTTGACTCTCCCCTGAGGGGCAGACTTTACCCTTGAGCTTTCATCTTCAAGGACAGAGACGATGGGCAAACGAATTCTGGTGATTCTGGGTCATCCGGCGAGCAACAGTTTCTGCGGCGCACTCGCCGAGCGTTACGCACAGTCGGCGGTGCGTGCCGGGCATGAGGTGCGCCAGTTGTTTCTGGGCGCAATGGACTTTGACCCGGTGCTGCGTGAAGGTTATCAACAGGTCCAACCACTGGAAGCCGACTTGCGCCGCGCCCAGGCGGACATTGTGTGGGCCGAGCACCTGACGCTGGTTTATCCGATCTGGTGGGGTGGAATTCCGGCATTGCTAAAGGGCTTTTTCGATCGGGTGTTCCTGCCGGGTTTCGCGTTCAAATACCGCGAAGGCAAAGCCTTTCCCGAGAAACTCCTGCACGGTCGCAGCGCCCATTTGCTGGTGACCATGGACACGCCCCCCTGGTATTACCGCTGGATCTATCGCATGCCTGGACTGCATCAGATCCGCAAAACCACCTTGGCTTTTTGCGGTATCGAACCTCAACGAACGCTCACGTTTGGCCCGATTCTCGGCTCCAGCGCTGATCAGCGTGAAACCTGGTTGCTGCAGGCCCAGGCTATCGCCAGCCGCTGAGACTGCCGATAATGCACCGGGCTACCACGGCGAAAAGGGACTTTCCATGTACATCGGCCAAGCCGCGCAACGCTCCGGAACCACGATCAAGAGCATCCGCCATTACGAGTCGATCGGCCTGCTGCCTGCCGCTCAGCGGTTGGGAAAATACCGCGTCTACGACCAGCAAAGCGTTGACCTGCTGATCTTCATCAAGTGCGCGCAGCAGCTGGGTTTCAGGCTCAAGGAATTGCAGTCGATCTTCGCCGGACATCAAGGGCCGCAAATGCCGTGGGAACTGGCCCATCAGGTCATCGCCGCCAAGAAGCTGGAAATCAGCGAACGGATCGCTGCGCTGTCGCAGCAGCATTCGCAATTGGTCGAGTTCGAAGCCAGCCTCGAACGGAGCCGGTTCGATTGCCCGCTGAACAGTCTTTGAGGGCAATGCGCGTTTCTGGACAGCTCAATGTCGAGCACAGACAACTGACCGGTGGACGGGCGCTATAGGGTGCGACTTCAGTTCTCTAGTTCACTGCCCCGGAGTCCATATGACCGCACCTATTACCGTTCTTCGCGATACCCACCCAC from Pseudomonas sp. ACM7 includes:
- a CDS encoding MerR family transcriptional regulator; the encoded protein is MYIGQAAQRSGTTIKSIRHYESIGLLPAAQRLGKYRVYDQQSVDLLIFIKCAQQLGFRLKELQSIFAGHQGPQMPWELAHQVIAAKKLEISERIAALSQQHSQLVEFEASLERSRFDCPLNSL
- a CDS encoding NAD(P)H-dependent oxidoreductase — encoded protein: MGKRILVILGHPASNSFCGALAERYAQSAVRAGHEVRQLFLGAMDFDPVLREGYQQVQPLEADLRRAQADIVWAEHLTLVYPIWWGGIPALLKGFFDRVFLPGFAFKYREGKAFPEKLLHGRSAHLLVTMDTPPWYYRWIYRMPGLHQIRKTTLAFCGIEPQRTLTFGPILGSSADQRETWLLQAQAIASR
- a CDS encoding LysR substrate-binding domain-containing protein yields the protein MHFDLTDLRLYLNILDSGNITAGAARSHLSLAAASARIRAMEASLGIEFLERGRRGVSPTPAGKALAQHARVLLQQAERMQQDLAEYAKGVKGQVRLLCNTTAITEYLPELLADFLRSHPNLDIDLQELPSARITHALRQGAADLGIVSDVVDTDDLQTRPFRDDPLVLIMPGDHPLAHAGVVSFNDTLHHDYVGLNANSALAVYLEEQALHTGSRLQIRIRADGFEGVMRMVARGAGLAIVPLAAVERWRGEQSFKSLALREPWAMRKLLLCARDFSALPGYAKALLHALTLP